From a single Sporosarcina oncorhynchi genomic region:
- the gatC gene encoding Asp-tRNA(Asn)/Glu-tRNA(Gln) amidotransferase subunit GatC has protein sequence MNKFTEDDVRYFANFARIAISDQDASQFSELISELVGFGDALKEVDTENIAPMTHPLQLYNVLREDVPEDVLDRDEMLASVEEHEGGLIKVPNIL, from the coding sequence ATGAATAAATTTACTGAGGACGATGTTCGGTATTTCGCAAACTTTGCTAGGATTGCCATATCAGATCAGGATGCTTCACAGTTTTCGGAACTGATTAGCGAACTTGTCGGTTTTGGAGATGCATTGAAAGAAGTCGACACGGAAAATATTGCACCGATGACACATCCACTACAGCTGTATAATGTGCTACGTGAAGACGTGCCTGAAGACGTATTGGACCGCGACGAAATGCTAGCAAGCGTTGAAGAACATGAGGGCGGATTGATAAAAGTTCCAAACATCTTGTAA
- a CDS encoding NUDIX hydrolase: MEVKRKVLAYITTGRDSELKLLIFEHKNKPDAGWQVPGGSIEKDELLIDALYREIEEETGILREQLELNGKVNKRNYFPANRKHIVHERNIFHLTYTGPEKSEWDFIVRGDGADSGMVFHCLWIPVQELPSLAAEQDTEIEFII; this comes from the coding sequence ATGGAAGTTAAAAGAAAAGTGTTGGCATATATAACGACAGGAAGAGATTCGGAACTAAAGCTGCTTATATTTGAACATAAGAATAAGCCTGATGCAGGTTGGCAAGTTCCTGGTGGCTCGATTGAGAAGGACGAGCTGCTAATTGATGCGTTGTATCGTGAAATTGAGGAAGAGACTGGCATCTTGAGAGAACAATTGGAATTGAACGGAAAAGTGAACAAGCGCAACTATTTCCCTGCCAATCGTAAGCATATTGTACATGAACGAAATATTTTCCATCTAACTTACACAGGTCCGGAAAAATCAGAGTGGGACTTTATTGTACGTGGAGATGGAGCGGACAGCGGAATGGTATTTCACTGTCTATGGATACCTGTCCAAGAGCTACCAAGTTTGGCGGCAGAACAAGATACTGAAATTGAATTTATCATATGA
- the gatA gene encoding Asp-tRNA(Asn)/Glu-tRNA(Gln) amidotransferase subunit GatA, with translation MTLMNKTAAELQALLHNREVSVKEVTEDSFKQIKAVDDKVKAFLTLTEEDAIARAEKLDNEPFENRGSLFGLPIGIKDNIITKGTKTTCASKMLEDFVPVYDATVVEKVNQAGLISVGKLNMDEFAMGSTTERSAFQTTHNPWGLDRVPGGSSGGSAAAVAAGEVLFSLGTDTGGSVRQPAAFCGIVGMKPTYGRVSRYGLVAFASSLDQIGPLTRTVEDNALLLGAIAGIDHRDSSSSPNQVPDFKAGLTGDIKGLRIGVPKEYMGEGVSPEVKASVEAALTVLESLGATRDEVSLPHSHYASPTYYAIATAEASSNLARFDGIRYGYHPKGAKNLEEIYLRARAEGFGTEVKKRILYGTYALSADHHEDLYVKAMKVRTLIARDFNSVFENYDVIVGPTSATTAYEIGGVVRDPLTLYTNDILTVSVNFAGIPAISIPCGFSDEGLPIGLQIIGKHFDEATLYRVAHAFEQATEFHKRTPSIGEGQA, from the coding sequence ATGACGTTGATGAATAAAACGGCAGCAGAGCTTCAGGCACTACTACATAACCGGGAAGTCTCTGTCAAAGAAGTGACCGAGGACTCATTCAAGCAGATTAAAGCAGTGGACGATAAAGTGAAAGCCTTCTTGACGTTAACTGAAGAAGATGCAATCGCGCGTGCAGAAAAACTGGATAACGAACCATTCGAAAATCGTGGATCATTATTCGGTCTGCCGATCGGCATCAAAGACAATATCATTACGAAAGGAACAAAAACTACTTGCGCGAGTAAGATGCTCGAGGATTTTGTCCCTGTATATGATGCAACTGTCGTTGAGAAAGTCAATCAGGCTGGTCTGATCAGTGTTGGTAAATTGAATATGGACGAATTCGCTATGGGGTCGACAACGGAACGTTCGGCGTTTCAGACAACACATAATCCATGGGGATTAGATCGTGTCCCGGGCGGATCTTCTGGCGGCTCAGCGGCTGCGGTCGCTGCAGGCGAAGTATTATTCTCACTTGGAACGGATACAGGCGGGTCAGTCCGTCAACCAGCTGCATTTTGCGGAATTGTCGGCATGAAGCCGACATATGGCAGAGTTTCACGGTACGGGCTGGTAGCATTTGCATCTTCGCTTGACCAAATCGGACCGTTGACACGCACGGTTGAAGATAATGCACTGTTGCTAGGCGCAATTGCGGGAATCGATCACCGTGACTCTTCTTCTTCACCTAACCAAGTGCCTGATTTTAAAGCGGGCTTGACAGGTGATATTAAAGGGCTGCGAATCGGTGTTCCGAAAGAATATATGGGTGAAGGTGTTTCACCTGAAGTGAAGGCATCTGTAGAAGCGGCGCTTACAGTACTTGAGTCGCTCGGGGCAACACGCGACGAAGTATCACTACCGCATTCCCACTATGCATCACCGACTTATTATGCAATCGCTACAGCAGAAGCATCCTCCAATCTTGCGAGATTTGACGGCATCCGATATGGTTACCATCCTAAAGGCGCCAAAAACCTTGAAGAGATTTATTTGCGTGCGCGCGCTGAAGGATTTGGAACTGAAGTGAAGAAACGAATCCTTTACGGAACTTATGCACTCAGTGCCGATCATCACGAAGACCTGTATGTCAAAGCGATGAAAGTGCGAACGCTTATCGCACGGGATTTCAATTCGGTCTTCGAGAACTATGACGTCATCGTTGGACCGACAAGCGCTACAACGGCATACGAAATTGGTGGTGTGGTCAGAGATCCGTTGACACTATACACGAACGATATTTTGACAGTATCCGTCAACTTTGCAGGGATACCTGCTATTTCTATTCCATGCGGATTTTCTGATGAAGGGCTGCCAATTGGTTTACAGATAATTGGTAAGCACTTCGATGAAGCGACATTATACCGTGTGGCGCATGCGTTCGAACAAGCAACTGAATTCCATAAACGGACTCCATCCATCGGGGAGGGACAAGCATAA
- a CDS encoding cytochrome d ubiquinol oxidase subunit II — translation MNLEILGISVLWTFLFGYIVVGAIDFGAGFFNAYSLLTGKQRILTKVIQRYLSPVWEVTNVFLVFFFVGIIGFFPKTAFYYGTTLLVPVSIGVVLLAIRGSYYAFETYGARGHKGYSFMYGLAGLLIPASLSIVLTISEGGFIDMVNGNPVLDYWKLFTSPLTWAIVVLSIAATLYISAVFLTWYANKANDVEATNLLRKYALIWALPTIITAGGIIFELRKHNPEHYANIQTFWPMFLISFIMFIGTVYLLMKKIQYGWAFGLLAGQFAFAFFGYGASHYPYLLYPYLTIYDSFTNPAMAISLIVAFVLGLCLLIPSLVLIMRLFLFDKKYVRGKGNHHA, via the coding sequence TTGAACTTGGAAATCTTAGGAATCTCAGTTCTTTGGACGTTCCTCTTTGGTTATATTGTCGTTGGTGCCATAGACTTCGGGGCCGGTTTTTTCAACGCTTATAGTCTGTTAACCGGGAAACAGCGTATTTTGACGAAAGTCATCCAACGGTATTTATCACCCGTATGGGAAGTGACGAATGTATTCCTCGTGTTCTTCTTTGTAGGCATTATCGGCTTCTTCCCGAAGACCGCTTTCTATTATGGGACGACGTTACTTGTCCCTGTCAGTATCGGTGTCGTCCTGCTAGCAATCCGTGGATCGTATTATGCGTTTGAGACGTATGGCGCTAGAGGTCATAAAGGATATTCATTCATGTATGGACTTGCAGGTTTATTAATACCTGCCTCGTTATCCATTGTATTGACAATTTCTGAGGGCGGCTTCATTGATATGGTGAATGGCAATCCCGTCCTAGATTATTGGAAGTTGTTCACAAGTCCATTGACGTGGGCAATTGTTGTATTGAGCATCGCGGCAACACTTTATATATCCGCGGTTTTCTTAACTTGGTATGCAAATAAGGCCAATGACGTTGAAGCTACAAATCTATTGCGGAAATATGCGCTGATCTGGGCGCTGCCAACGATAATTACAGCTGGCGGGATTATATTCGAATTGCGCAAACATAATCCTGAGCACTATGCGAATATCCAGACATTCTGGCCGATGTTCCTCATATCATTCATCATGTTCATCGGAACGGTTTATCTGTTGATGAAGAAAATACAATACGGATGGGCATTCGGTTTGCTTGCCGGTCAATTCGCATTTGCATTCTTCGGTTATGGGGCATCGCATTATCCTTATTTGTTGTATCCGTATTTGACGATATACGACAGTTTTACAAATCCGGCGATGGCAATTTCGCTAATCGTTGCGTTCGTTTTGGGGCTCTGTCTACTGATCCCGTCGCTTGTGTTGATCATGAGGTTGTTCTTGTTCGATAAAAAGTATGTGCGCGGAAAAGGAAATCATCATGCATAA
- the cydS gene encoding cytochrome bd oxidase small subunit CydS, with translation MTDFIIFYAPFIVLIGAIALAFFVAPMDGSVDKEE, from the coding sequence ATGACTGATTTTATCATTTTCTATGCACCGTTTATTGTCCTAATCGGGGCAATTGCACTCGCATTTTTCGTAGCGCCGATGGATGGTTCGGTGGATAAGGAAGAATAG
- a CDS encoding CamS family sex pheromone protein, which yields MKKLMIIPGMAAALLLSGCLPSIGPEKDEVIQETDEQVEETVMIPDVQLKDEFYLTTLPFKQSASRGLVVSNIYTKYDIQEAEEGLLRLSTQHFDTKDHYFQEGQYIDKDTAKRWLARSSKDEEGLNPPEAEGEDAEEQPIFLAHIVEQNYLTLTDEKKLRLSGVSVGLALNSVYYGKNNKEINITDQELQKQGIKAADEIVRRLRTKEGFENIPIVVGLFKQEKRNSIVPGSYFATAFADKGKEVPNAWKEVNEKYVLLPAPSSIDNYRDINTVFSHFKQDIDEYFPSFVNVVGTAFFKDNRMKSLKITIPIQFFGKSETIGFTQFLTGKVRDYYPDIDVEVNITSVNGAEALIVKKAGEKDPFVHIYGY from the coding sequence ATGAAGAAGTTAATGATAATACCAGGCATGGCGGCAGCGCTTCTATTAAGTGGATGCTTACCATCAATTGGACCTGAGAAAGATGAGGTCATCCAGGAAACGGATGAACAAGTCGAAGAAACGGTCATGATTCCGGATGTCCAGCTAAAAGATGAATTTTACTTAACAACCTTGCCTTTCAAGCAAAGTGCAAGCCGTGGGCTGGTCGTAAGCAATATCTATACGAAATATGATATCCAAGAAGCAGAAGAAGGATTGCTTCGACTCTCTACGCAACATTTTGATACGAAGGATCACTATTTTCAGGAAGGCCAGTATATCGATAAAGACACGGCAAAGCGGTGGCTGGCTAGAAGTTCTAAAGATGAAGAGGGTCTGAATCCACCAGAAGCTGAAGGCGAAGACGCAGAAGAGCAACCGATTTTTCTTGCACATATCGTCGAGCAAAATTATTTAACGTTGACAGATGAAAAGAAACTCCGGTTGTCCGGAGTTTCGGTTGGACTCGCCTTAAACTCCGTCTATTATGGCAAGAATAACAAGGAAATTAATATAACCGATCAAGAACTTCAAAAACAGGGCATCAAAGCCGCAGATGAAATTGTCAGAAGACTGCGGACGAAAGAAGGATTTGAGAATATTCCGATTGTCGTCGGATTATTCAAGCAGGAAAAAAGAAATTCGATAGTTCCGGGCTCCTATTTCGCGACAGCATTCGCTGATAAAGGAAAAGAAGTCCCGAACGCTTGGAAGGAAGTCAATGAAAAGTACGTCCTGTTACCAGCTCCATCATCCATCGATAATTACCGTGACATTAATACGGTGTTCAGTCATTTCAAACAGGATATCGATGAATATTTCCCGAGTTTCGTCAACGTTGTCGGGACGGCATTTTTCAAAGATAACCGAATGAAATCATTGAAGATCACAATACCTATCCAGTTTTTCGGAAAAAGTGAAACGATTGGTTTTACCCAATTCTTAACTGGGAAAGTCAGAGATTATTATCCGGACATTGACGTGGAAGTGAATATCACTTCCGTTAATGGAGCAGAAGCATTGATTGTTAAAAAAGCAGGCGAAAAAGATCCATTTGTCCATATCTATGGATACTGA
- a CDS encoding cytochrome ubiquinol oxidase subunit I: MGNEEAVFFSRILTETTLSFHILYATIGVGVPLMIMIAQWVGIKKNDEHYILLARRWARGFVITVAVGVVTGTAIGLQLSLLWPNFMEFAGNVIALPLFMETFAFFFEAIFLGIYLYTWDRFENQKKHLLLLVPVAVGASFSAVFITIVNAFMNAPRGFDILNGELVNINPILAMFNPAMPTKVAHVVITAYMTSAFVLAAIAAFRMLKGSDHVYHKKALHLTMKVGLIFAIGSAIIGDFSGKYLAEYQPEKLAAAEWHFETQENAPLYLLGVLKDGEVKYAIKVPFGLSILAHNNPTAEVVGLDQFAEEDVPPLYIHYLFNIMVFIGMWMTLLSAVYWIGTKRRWKMVTKKWFRWLIVLGGPLSLLAIEMGWWFAEVGRQPWILRNIMRVEDAATTSGQVDLMLVLFASLYLVLGVGSIVVLRRMFRKNPVERELEDRHSEKGGDVL, translated from the coding sequence ATGGGTAATGAAGAAGCTGTATTCTTTTCACGTATCCTGACAGAAACAACGCTTTCTTTTCATATTTTATATGCGACCATTGGTGTCGGAGTCCCGCTTATGATTATGATTGCGCAATGGGTCGGAATTAAGAAAAATGACGAACACTATATTTTGTTAGCGAGAAGATGGGCAAGGGGCTTTGTTATCACGGTCGCGGTCGGAGTTGTTACAGGAACGGCCATCGGGTTGCAGTTATCGCTGTTATGGCCGAATTTTATGGAGTTTGCGGGGAATGTCATCGCACTTCCGTTATTTATGGAGACATTTGCATTCTTCTTTGAAGCGATCTTCCTTGGCATTTACTTGTACACATGGGATCGCTTTGAGAATCAGAAGAAGCATTTGCTATTGCTTGTTCCTGTCGCAGTCGGCGCATCATTTTCAGCGGTGTTCATCACAATTGTTAACGCATTTATGAACGCACCGCGCGGGTTTGACATCCTAAACGGTGAACTTGTGAATATCAATCCGATACTTGCGATGTTCAATCCAGCAATGCCGACGAAAGTCGCGCACGTCGTTATTACCGCTTATATGACATCAGCATTCGTGCTTGCTGCTATCGCGGCATTTAGGATGTTGAAAGGCTCCGATCATGTATACCATAAGAAAGCTCTTCATTTAACGATGAAGGTTGGTTTGATTTTTGCAATTGGTAGTGCAATTATTGGAGACTTTTCAGGGAAATATTTGGCGGAATATCAGCCGGAAAAATTAGCTGCGGCTGAATGGCATTTCGAAACACAGGAAAATGCACCCCTCTATTTGTTAGGTGTCTTGAAGGACGGAGAAGTAAAGTATGCTATTAAAGTTCCGTTCGGCTTATCGATTCTTGCGCATAACAATCCGACTGCGGAAGTGGTTGGACTTGACCAGTTCGCTGAGGAGGATGTGCCTCCTTTATATATCCACTATTTGTTTAATATTATGGTGTTTATCGGTATGTGGATGACTTTGCTATCAGCAGTGTACTGGATTGGAACAAAACGACGATGGAAGATGGTTACGAAAAAATGGTTCCGCTGGCTGATCGTACTTGGCGGTCCGTTATCACTACTAGCTATCGAGATGGGCTGGTGGTTTGCAGAAGTAGGGCGTCAACCATGGATATTACGTAATATTATGCGGGTTGAAGATGCGGCAACAACGAGCGGCCAGGTCGATTTGATGCTCGTGCTATTTGCTTCGCTGTATCTAGTACTCGGCGTTGGGAGTATCGTTGTTCTTAGACGGATGTTCCGTAAAAATCCGGTTGAGCGCGAGCTTGAAGATCGACATTCGGAAAAAGGCGGTGATGTACTTTGA
- a CDS encoding diacylglycerol kinase, with amino-acid sequence MKRARIIYNPTAGREGFRKHLAEVLEKMEKAGYETSVHATTAEGDATEAAKIAVERGFDVIIASGGDGTLNEVVAGVSPFEKRPKIGLIPTGTTNDFARALRIPRDIDDALDIILAGETIPVDVGLMNNRQFINIAGGGRMTELTYEVPSRLKTVIGQLAYYLKGIEMLPSIHSSHVKIEYDDEVFEGEVMLFLIGLTNSVGGLEKLAPDSSINDGKFTVMILKKCNIAEFLRVVSLALRGEHLDDPLVIASRAEKVTVTSTEEVLLNLDGEYGGTLPATFENLYRHIDMFVPIDDIREQDRVDDDNEKVALE; translated from the coding sequence ATGAAGCGTGCCCGAATCATTTATAATCCGACAGCAGGTCGTGAAGGATTTCGTAAGCATCTTGCTGAAGTGCTTGAGAAAATGGAGAAAGCGGGATATGAAACGTCCGTTCACGCGACAACGGCAGAAGGGGATGCAACTGAAGCTGCGAAAATCGCTGTAGAACGCGGGTTTGATGTTATTATCGCTTCTGGTGGGGATGGAACGTTGAATGAGGTTGTAGCGGGTGTTTCACCGTTTGAAAAGCGTCCGAAAATCGGGTTAATCCCGACAGGAACAACGAACGACTTTGCGCGTGCGTTGCGAATCCCAAGAGATATCGATGATGCGCTTGACATCATCCTGGCAGGAGAGACGATTCCTGTGGATGTCGGTCTCATGAACAATAGACAGTTCATCAATATCGCAGGTGGCGGTAGAATGACGGAACTGACGTATGAGGTCCCAAGTCGACTGAAAACAGTCATAGGACAGCTCGCCTATTATTTAAAAGGGATTGAAATGCTCCCATCCATCCACTCATCACATGTGAAAATCGAATACGATGATGAGGTGTTTGAAGGGGAAGTTATGCTTTTTCTAATAGGACTCACAAACTCTGTCGGGGGGCTTGAGAAATTGGCTCCCGATTCAAGTATTAACGATGGGAAATTCACGGTGATGATTCTGAAAAAGTGTAACATCGCAGAATTTCTGAGGGTCGTCAGTCTTGCGTTGCGTGGAGAGCATCTGGATGATCCACTCGTCATTGCTTCGCGAGCCGAAAAAGTGACTGTGACATCTACCGAGGAAGTACTTTTGAACTTAGACGGAGAATATGGTGGAACATTGCCCGCGACGTTTGAGAATCTTTACAGACATATCGATATGTTCGTACCGATTGATGATATACGGGAACAGGATCGTGTAGATGATGATAATGAAAAAGTTGCATTGGAGTAA
- a CDS encoding thioredoxin family protein, whose translation MKSEKQFFDEAISLADYMDKMEKHKEDSFEIYSKFEVPQDDEFITMLKEKKPSILVITEDWCGDAMMNNPILRKIAEAAELDVRAAYRDKDTDLIDKHLTNGGRSIPVYLLLDKDGEVEAKWGPRAASIQEDVMKRRSELPSREAVNFEEKQKAFIEQLMKEYTTQPELWLTVYEDIRKTFMPVLQKTN comes from the coding sequence TTGAAATCTGAAAAACAATTTTTTGATGAAGCCATTTCACTTGCTGACTATATGGATAAGATGGAAAAGCATAAAGAAGACAGTTTCGAAATCTATTCAAAATTCGAAGTACCGCAAGATGACGAATTTATCACTATGCTAAAAGAAAAGAAGCCAAGCATCCTTGTTATTACAGAGGATTGGTGTGGTGACGCAATGATGAATAATCCAATTTTGCGTAAAATCGCGGAAGCTGCAGAACTCGATGTACGTGCTGCCTACCGCGACAAAGACACAGATCTTATTGACAAACATTTGACGAATGGCGGAAGATCGATTCCCGTCTATCTGTTATTGGATAAAGATGGTGAAGTCGAAGCGAAATGGGGACCGCGTGCGGCATCGATCCAAGAAGATGTCATGAAACGAAGAAGTGAGCTACCATCGCGGGAGGCAGTCAATTTCGAAGAAAAACAAAAGGCGTTTATCGAACAATTGATGAAAGAATATACGACGCAACCGGAACTATGGTTGACCGTATATGAAGATATACGTAAAACGTTCATGCCAGTACTGCAAAAGACGAACTGA
- the gatB gene encoding Asp-tRNA(Asn)/Glu-tRNA(Gln) amidotransferase subunit GatB, giving the protein MNFETIVGLEVHVELKTDTKIFSPAPAHFGAEPNMNIHVTDLAYPGTLPTMNKRAVDFGMKASLALNCEVAREMNFDRKHYFYPDNPKAYQISQDDRPVGSNGWIEIEVEGKKKKIRIERVHLEEDAGKLTHSDNGYSLVDLNRQGTPLIEIVTEADIRSPEEAYAFLEKLKAIIQYTGVSDVRMEEGSLRCDANISLRPYGQEEFGTKTELKNLNSFNFVRRGIANEVERQEKVLLSGGKIVQETRRYDETTGQTVLMRVKGSANDYRFINDPDLSEIHIDQEWIDRVRAEIPELPDARKARYVNELDLPEYDAHVLTLTKEMSDFFDATVQSGADAKLASNWLMGEVSAYLNAEQKELHDTALTPEGLSSMVKLISDGTISSKIAKKVFKELIENGGDASDIVKAKGLVQISDEGTLRTIVSDILDANEQSIEDFKNGKDRAVGFLVGQVMKATKGQANPPLVNKILLEEINKR; this is encoded by the coding sequence ATGAACTTTGAAACGATTGTCGGACTTGAAGTCCATGTTGAATTAAAAACAGATACGAAAATTTTCTCGCCGGCTCCTGCGCATTTCGGAGCAGAACCGAATATGAATATCCACGTAACAGACTTGGCGTATCCAGGCACATTGCCGACGATGAATAAACGTGCAGTCGACTTCGGTATGAAAGCATCTCTCGCTTTGAACTGTGAAGTCGCAAGAGAGATGAACTTTGACAGGAAGCATTATTTCTATCCTGACAATCCAAAAGCTTATCAAATTTCACAAGATGATCGTCCAGTAGGTTCAAACGGCTGGATTGAAATTGAAGTAGAAGGTAAAAAGAAGAAAATCCGTATCGAACGTGTCCATCTTGAAGAAGATGCAGGCAAACTGACGCACTCGGATAACGGCTATTCACTCGTCGATTTAAACAGACAAGGCACACCTTTAATTGAAATCGTGACGGAAGCAGATATCCGGTCTCCGGAAGAAGCCTATGCGTTTCTTGAAAAACTGAAAGCCATCATCCAATATACAGGCGTTTCCGATGTCCGTATGGAAGAAGGATCACTTCGTTGTGACGCCAATATCTCATTGCGTCCATATGGCCAAGAGGAATTTGGAACGAAGACGGAATTGAAAAACTTGAACTCATTCAACTTTGTCCGCAGAGGGATTGCGAACGAAGTGGAACGTCAGGAGAAAGTGCTTCTTTCCGGCGGGAAAATTGTTCAGGAAACGCGTCGTTATGACGAAACGACAGGGCAAACGGTTCTAATGCGTGTCAAAGGCAGTGCGAACGACTACCGGTTCATCAACGATCCGGACTTGTCAGAAATTCATATTGACCAGGAATGGATTGACCGCGTCCGTGCTGAAATTCCAGAACTACCTGATGCCCGGAAAGCACGCTATGTTAATGAACTAGACTTGCCTGAATATGATGCGCATGTATTGACGTTAACAAAAGAGATGTCCGATTTCTTTGATGCGACTGTCCAATCAGGAGCTGATGCAAAATTAGCCTCCAATTGGCTGATGGGAGAAGTGTCCGCTTATCTGAATGCTGAGCAAAAAGAGTTACACGATACGGCTTTGACGCCAGAAGGTCTTTCAAGTATGGTAAAGCTTATTTCGGATGGTACGATTTCATCCAAAATCGCGAAGAAAGTATTTAAAGAACTGATTGAAAACGGTGGAGATGCGTCTGATATCGTGAAAGCGAAAGGACTTGTGCAAATTTCCGATGAAGGAACATTGCGCACAATCGTTTCCGATATTCTGGATGCGAATGAGCAGTCCATCGAAGACTTTAAAAATGGTAAGGATCGTGCAGTCGGATTCTTAGTCGGTCAAGTGATGAAAGCGACAAAAGGACAGGCGAACCCGCCACTTGTCAACAAGATTCTTCTTGAAGAAATCAATAAGCGTTGA